One stretch of Anas acuta chromosome W, bAnaAcu1.1, whole genome shotgun sequence DNA includes these proteins:
- the LOC137847435 gene encoding uncharacterized protein, which produces MVNTETSSTTKDKKPLPPQILENEPTQPPIGLTPSIFNTGPYIIKNMGQQQILFNPSWSLKRVELALHINISEINSKCTTFLRTAYTVWLAWLHERSLKQSWRMPRNTTGLLGTGLGILNSIDAEVLMSRITATTDDLRKLERPIKSSLLALGANQWLLSDVLPHWEQIEENDHQLIVNALGKAQGNTSLALSCIQAQLWIQSVAAAIIREGEGGTLPTEIQKLIWDNASEFEKEFQAWWQLVNFTHYAENDKIVAFILTVSNATIYNVYPIIALGLNHNGTILYPKEHKVWAHQKGGKWQTIDVNACIVREQKGFICESNTLESQDICLDTDQNICHFAMHPNETLETVLVYIGKGCVCMRTHCDSIVVDNTVVDTSNHSNVCVCNFTKILGCDFKYSAPVTSYQLIASNYILLHELLPTPIGMNLTLVKKLLVHEDLKQLMTQVRESGQKTLITVHHDAQEIHRVMERVKRDERHRWWDTLFGWSPAAKGIFNKMLHPVIVLLILTVLCFILTISLYVKLWFMMKRLESLHNVHTLNKPHSKNVCDIPDIFQLS; this is translated from the coding sequence ATGGTTAATACAGAAACATCATCGACTACAAAGGATAAGAAGCCTCTACCTCCGCAGATCCTTGAAAACGAACCGACTCAGCCTCCCATTGGtctaactccttccatcttcaacacaggtccttacataattaaaaatatgggacaacaacaaattctctttaaCCCTAGTTGGTCCCTAAAAAGGGTAGAGCTAGCGCTGCACATTAATATCTCTGAAATTAACTCAAAATGTACCACCTTTTTGAGAACTGCCTACACTGTCTGGTTAGCATGGTTACACGAACGTTCTCTGAAACAATCTTGGCGCATGCCACGGAATACAACTGGGTTATTGGGAACAGgattaggtatattaaatagcattgatgCTGAGGTCCTAATGAGTAGAATAACAGCTACTACAGATGACCTAAGGAAACTGGAACGAccaataaaatcatccttattgGCCTTAGGAGCAAATCAATGGCTTCTATCAGATGTTTTGCCCCATTGGGaacaaattgaggaaaatgatcatcaattaattgtaaatgcccttggaaaagcccaaggcaatacctcccttgccttgagctgCATCCAAGCGCAGTTATGGAtacaatctgtagcagcagctattattagagagggagaaggaggaactttgcccactgaaattcaaaaattgatttgggataatgcttcagaatttgaaaaggaGTTTCAAGCTTGGTGGCAATTAGTCAACTTTACccattatgcagaaaatgataaaattgttgcctttataCTTACTGTAAGTAACGCCACCATATACAATGTATATCCAATCATTGCATTAGGACTCAATCATAATGGAACTATACTTTATCCTAAAGAGCATAAAGTATGGGCCcatcaaaagggaggaaagtggcaaacaattgatgtaaatgcatgtattgtgcgtgaacaaaaaggtttcatctgtgaaagtaacACGCTGGAAtctcaagacatttgtcttgacactgatcaaaatatttgccactttgCGATGCATCCTAATGAAACCCTTGAAACtgtacttgtatatattggGAAAGGTTGTGTTTGCATGAGAACTCATTGTGATTCTATAGTCGTAGATAATACAGTGGTAGATACCAGTAATCActctaatgtttgtgtttgtaattttaccaaaattctaggatgtgattttaaatactcagctcctgtcacttcttatcaacttattgcatctaattatattctgcttcatgaactgctgcctactcctattggaatgaacctcaccttggtgaagaaattgctggtacatgaggacctgaagcagctgatgacACAAGTCCGAGAAAGTGGACAAAAGACTCTGATTACTGTCCATCATGATGCACAAGAAATACATCGAGTGATGGAAAGGGTAAAGAGAGATGAGAGACACCGTTGGTGGGACACTTTGTTTGGATGGTCGCCAGCTGCCAAGGGAatcttcaacaagatgcttcaccctGTTATTGTTCTGTTAATACTCACTGTATTATGTTTCATACTGACAATTAGTTTGTATGTTAAACTCTGGTTTATGATGAAACGTTTAGAATCCCTACACAATGTACATACACTCAATAAACCTCATTCCAAGAATGTATGTGATATCCCCGACATATTCCAACTGTCGTGA